One window of the Archangium primigenium genome contains the following:
- a CDS encoding 1-aminocyclopropane-1-carboxylate deaminase/D-cysteine desulfhydrase: MTPAFSITPTPVERARWVSESVGREVYVKREGATHALYGGNKARKLATLLADARAREATDLVSVGAAGSHHLLATAVHGRAAGFEVTAVVVPGPDSPEARDSLRATAAQGCRLLPVSGEWAAVPRLLGVLWALKRRGRRPYFLPPGGSSVVGALGYVAAVQELALQHARGELPEWPEAMVCVLGSGGMLAGLAAGVHLVGRPCRVVGVAVWSAWAAHRGALAWMARRTLTRAAGASAPCSLEVERGQLGAGYGQPTEAALEARSLFARDGVALDLTYTAKAAAGLLALARAPSGPRRLLFWHSLSSAPLGPLLEGGPPPSARVRALLR; encoded by the coding sequence ATGACGCCCGCCTTCTCCATCACCCCGACGCCTGTCGAGCGGGCCCGGTGGGTGTCCGAGTCGGTGGGCCGGGAGGTGTACGTCAAGCGGGAGGGCGCCACCCATGCGCTGTATGGGGGCAACAAGGCGCGCAAGCTCGCGACCCTGCTCGCCGATGCGCGCGCGCGGGAGGCCACGGACCTCGTCAGCGTGGGGGCCGCGGGCTCCCACCACCTGCTGGCCACCGCGGTTCACGGACGGGCGGCCGGCTTCGAGGTCACCGCCGTGGTCGTCCCGGGCCCCGACTCCCCCGAGGCGCGTGACTCCCTGCGGGCCACGGCCGCCCAGGGCTGTCGGCTGCTGCCCGTGAGCGGCGAATGGGCCGCCGTGCCCCGGCTGCTCGGCGTGCTGTGGGCGCTGAAGCGGCGCGGCCGGAGGCCCTACTTCCTGCCTCCGGGAGGCAGCTCGGTGGTGGGGGCCCTGGGCTACGTGGCCGCGGTGCAGGAACTGGCGCTGCAGCACGCCCGCGGGGAACTGCCCGAGTGGCCCGAGGCGATGGTGTGCGTGCTCGGCTCGGGGGGCATGCTGGCGGGGCTCGCGGCGGGCGTGCATCTGGTCGGGCGCCCGTGCCGGGTGGTGGGCGTGGCCGTCTGGAGCGCCTGGGCGGCGCACCGGGGCGCGCTCGCGTGGATGGCGCGGCGCACCCTGACCCGCGCGGCCGGCGCGAGTGCTCCGTGCTCCCTCGAGGTGGAGCGGGGACAGTTGGGCGCCGGTTATGGACAGCCCACCGAGGCGGCCCTGGAGGCCCGGAGCCTCTTCGCCCGGGATGGGGTGGCGCTGGACCTGACCTATACCGCCAAGGCCGCCGCGGGATTGCTGGCCCTCGCGCGCGCGCCCTCGGGACCGCGCCGGCTGCTCTTCTGGCACTCGCTCTCGTCGGCGCCGCTCGGGCCGTTGCTCGAGGGGGGACCGCCTCCCTCAGCGCGTGTGCGCGCGCTCCTGCGCTGA
- the asnB gene encoding asparagine synthase (glutamine-hydrolyzing) gives MCGIAGAVDLEARRSFPRERLVAMARALAHRGPDDEHLHQEPGLALCARRLALVDPEGGRQPLANERADIWVASNGELYDAPTLREELSARGHVFASRCDTEAWVHLYEEHGAGTFARARGQFAVSLWDRPRRTLWLARDRVGICPLYYTERDGWLLWASEVKALLASGLVPARPDVRGVDHLFCFLAAPAFRSFFEGIRPVPPGHFLEVREGRVLPRRYWDLDFPDTGEERQEERTEVLVDELEAVLSRAVARRLRADAPVGAYLSGGLDSTVALALAARQGHPVPRAFTIGLVGAGLDERPQATAAARAVGAELDTVALDPTTIAETFPALVTAAEGPVFDTAAACLLRLAARVRERGHKAVLTGEGADEAFAGYPWYKSHRVLSWVESHAGAWGPRLLRRVLFGLVGGQRLPLPALLGPGRGAQEDLFDPLSRAREHLYGEALWERLGDASPLEELDLHHPRRHRWHPLHQSLYVEYKLLLAGHLLADKGDRVSMHSGVEARYPFLDEEVIDFAASLSPRYKLRGLTDKWLLRELAARRVPATLARRPKAMFRAHPVFHGPHRPRWAEQLLSPESLRAAAWFSPEGVARAQACIARQPAFAPRRYVLEAGLSGVVTTQLWHHLFLGGGLCELPVWSPPPLSAQERAHTR, from the coding sequence ATGTGTGGAATCGCCGGGGCCGTGGACCTGGAGGCAAGGCGTTCGTTTCCCCGCGAGCGCCTCGTGGCCATGGCGCGAGCCCTCGCGCATCGCGGACCGGACGACGAGCATCTTCACCAGGAGCCCGGCCTGGCGCTGTGTGCGCGTCGGCTCGCCCTGGTGGACCCCGAGGGAGGGCGCCAACCCCTGGCCAACGAGCGCGCGGACATCTGGGTGGCCAGCAATGGCGAGCTCTATGACGCCCCCACGCTGCGAGAGGAGTTGAGCGCCCGGGGCCACGTCTTCGCCTCGCGCTGTGACACCGAGGCGTGGGTGCACCTCTACGAGGAACATGGCGCGGGCACCTTCGCGCGGGCCCGGGGTCAGTTCGCCGTCTCGCTGTGGGACCGCCCCCGCCGGACCTTGTGGCTCGCGAGGGATCGCGTGGGCATCTGCCCGCTGTACTACACCGAGCGCGACGGCTGGCTGCTCTGGGCGTCCGAGGTGAAGGCCCTGCTCGCCTCGGGGCTCGTCCCCGCGCGTCCGGATGTCCGGGGGGTGGACCACCTCTTCTGCTTCCTCGCCGCGCCCGCCTTCCGCTCCTTCTTCGAGGGCATCCGGCCCGTGCCGCCCGGCCACTTCCTCGAGGTCCGCGAGGGCCGGGTCCTCCCGCGCCGCTATTGGGACCTCGACTTCCCGGACACGGGCGAGGAGCGCCAGGAGGAGCGCACCGAGGTGCTCGTGGACGAATTGGAGGCCGTGCTCTCGCGCGCCGTGGCCCGCCGACTGCGTGCCGACGCTCCGGTCGGAGCCTACCTCAGCGGAGGACTGGACTCCACCGTGGCCCTGGCGCTCGCGGCCCGCCAGGGTCACCCCGTGCCCCGGGCCTTCACCATTGGCCTGGTGGGGGCGGGGCTCGACGAGCGGCCCCAGGCCACCGCCGCCGCCCGCGCCGTGGGGGCCGAGCTCGACACCGTGGCCCTGGACCCCACCACCATCGCCGAGACCTTCCCCGCGCTCGTCACCGCCGCCGAGGGCCCCGTGTTCGACACCGCCGCGGCGTGCCTGCTGCGACTCGCCGCCCGGGTGCGCGAGCGGGGCCACAAGGCGGTGCTCACCGGCGAGGGCGCCGACGAGGCCTTCGCGGGCTACCCCTGGTACAAATCGCACCGGGTCCTGTCGTGGGTGGAATCGCACGCGGGCGCATGGGGGCCGCGCCTGTTGCGACGCGTGCTCTTCGGGCTCGTGGGGGGACAGCGCCTGCCCCTGCCAGCGCTGCTCGGCCCGGGCCGCGGCGCCCAGGAGGATCTCTTCGATCCACTCTCGCGTGCGCGGGAACACCTCTACGGCGAGGCCCTGTGGGAACGGCTCGGGGACGCCTCGCCCCTCGAGGAGCTGGACCTGCACCACCCGAGGCGCCACCGCTGGCACCCGCTGCACCAGTCCCTCTACGTCGAGTACAAACTGCTGCTCGCGGGCCACCTGCTGGCGGACAAGGGGGACCGGGTCTCCATGCACTCCGGCGTGGAGGCGCGCTATCCCTTCCTCGACGAGGAGGTCATCGACTTCGCCGCGAGCCTGTCGCCGCGCTACAAACTGCGGGGGCTGACGGACAAGTGGCTGCTGCGCGAGCTGGCCGCGCGCCGGGTGCCCGCGACCCTGGCCCGCCGCCCCAAGGCGATGTTCCGCGCCCACCCCGTCTTCCACGGTCCGCACCGGCCCCGGTGGGCCGAGCAGTTGCTGTCGCCCGAGTCCCTGCGTGCCGCCGCCTGGTTCTCCCCGGAAGGCGTGGCCCGGGCCCAGGCGTGCATCGCCCGGCAACCCGCCTTCGCGCCCCGGCGCTACGTGCTGGAGGCGGGCCTGTCCGGGGTGGTGACGACCCAACTCTGGCACCACCTGTTCCTGGGCGGCGGCCTGTGTGAGCTGCCCGTCTGGAGCCCGCCCCCGCTGTCAGCGCAGGAGCGCGCGCACACGCGCTGA
- a CDS encoding RNA polymerase sigma factor: MSPSPEVPSDAELITRVLLRDDRRAFGELMQRHQSAVRGLLRRLTGGDVARADDLAQETFLRAYQGLRGYRGGAKFSSWLYRIACNAFFSRDRGSREVPMEPPLLEAGDTGEAPPDMILERHDLERALVALKPRERAALVLTYANELTHEEAAHVLDCPLGTLKTHVARAKEKLRRQLEEVP, translated from the coding sequence ATGTCCCCGTCCCCTGAAGTCCCCTCGGACGCCGAGCTCATCACCCGGGTGCTCCTCCGGGATGACCGGCGGGCCTTTGGCGAGCTGATGCAGCGCCATCAGTCCGCGGTGCGGGGCCTGCTGCGCCGCCTGACCGGGGGAGATGTGGCACGGGCCGATGATCTGGCGCAGGAGACGTTCCTGCGCGCCTACCAGGGACTGAGGGGCTACCGGGGGGGCGCGAAGTTCTCCTCGTGGCTCTACCGCATCGCGTGCAACGCCTTCTTCAGCCGCGACCGAGGCAGTCGCGAGGTCCCCATGGAGCCCCCGCTCCTGGAAGCCGGAGACACCGGGGAGGCCCCGCCGGACATGATTCTGGAGCGCCATGACCTGGAGCGGGCCCTGGTCGCGCTCAAGCCCCGCGAGCGGGCGGCGCTCGTGCTCACCTACGCCAACGAGCTGACCCACGAGGAGGCGGCCCACGTCCTCGACTGCCCCCTGGGGACGCTCAAGACCCACGTCGCGCGCGCCAAGGAGAAGCTGCGCCGGCAACTCGAGGAGGTCCCATGA
- a CDS encoding DUF6249 domain-containing protein, translated as MKRQMLQMCLMATLLGAGQAWSQPPPPPPPPELEAHRAAVEAELAAVEAEVDAQAKHLESSSGRLSQDQLFSLLQSRESRQARFDPTPVVLCTVFFSCVLTGFLAWLWAADRKARRIHETVRLVVEKGAEIPPGLLTPPRNEPSDLRRGIILSASGLGLALFLAMIPGEEGAWGAGAMLLFIGLGHVLVWRLRNGKGPWATALSPEPRS; from the coding sequence ATGAAGCGTCAGATGCTCCAGATGTGTCTCATGGCCACCCTGCTGGGAGCGGGTCAGGCCTGGTCCCAACCCCCTCCCCCTCCCCCTCCCCCCGAACTCGAGGCGCATCGGGCGGCGGTGGAAGCCGAGCTGGCGGCGGTGGAAGCCGAGGTCGACGCCCAGGCGAAGCACCTGGAGTCCTCATCGGGACGGCTCAGCCAGGATCAGCTCTTCTCGCTGCTCCAGTCCCGCGAGTCGCGGCAGGCGCGCTTCGATCCCACGCCCGTGGTCCTCTGCACCGTCTTCTTCAGTTGTGTGCTGACGGGCTTCCTGGCCTGGCTGTGGGCCGCGGATCGCAAGGCGCGCCGGATCCACGAGACGGTGCGGCTGGTGGTGGAGAAGGGGGCGGAGATTCCCCCGGGGTTGCTCACGCCGCCCCGGAACGAGCCCTCCGACCTGCGCCGAGGCATCATCCTGTCCGCGTCGGGACTGGGGCTGGCGCTGTTCCTGGCGATGATCCCGGGAGAGGAAGGGGCCTGGGGCGCGGGCGCCATGCTGCTGTTCATCGGCCTAGGACATGTGCTCGTCTGGCGTCTGCGCAACGGCAAGGGGCCCTGGGCCACCGCGCTTTCGCCCGAGCCTCGGTCCTGA
- a CDS encoding M12 family metallopeptidase, with translation MSEQERAAENDAVYNSQYPKGQSFQVRLAGFEAPVTAVLKGNYAFVGDQVIGEVSGKQVLSADKQVILHLDGAERVRPMGSGIVNATGQKWPGGVIPYEIDSAASSETRTAFAGAKADYDAKTSIRWVARTNQTDYVRIITSDGCWSYVGKIGGRQDLSLGKGCGVNPARHELGHAVGLAHEQVRQDRDQWVTVNAGGSQNEIDRGSAGTPIGAYDFESMMHYRNYYVNGRWDYVPKNGFPPELVGNDRVNSFTAGDLSAIRAIYGGSTTASGVCFYADADYRGESFCLTGDNSFVGAAWNDRISSIKVVTSGYEWTVFNDANFLGGALACGCDVPNLTTYNFNDLTSSIKVKKK, from the coding sequence ATGAGCGAGCAGGAGCGCGCGGCGGAGAACGACGCCGTGTACAACTCCCAGTACCCGAAAGGACAGTCCTTCCAGGTCCGACTGGCCGGCTTCGAGGCTCCCGTCACGGCGGTCCTCAAGGGCAACTACGCCTTCGTCGGCGATCAGGTGATCGGTGAGGTCTCGGGCAAGCAGGTGCTGAGCGCGGACAAGCAGGTGATCCTGCACCTGGACGGCGCCGAGCGCGTGCGTCCCATGGGCTCCGGCATCGTCAACGCCACCGGTCAGAAGTGGCCCGGGGGCGTCATTCCGTACGAGATCGATTCCGCCGCCTCGTCGGAGACGCGCACGGCCTTCGCCGGCGCCAAGGCCGACTACGACGCGAAGACCTCCATCCGCTGGGTGGCCCGGACCAACCAGACCGATTACGTGCGCATCATCACCAGCGACGGCTGCTGGAGCTACGTCGGCAAGATTGGCGGGCGGCAGGACCTGTCCCTGGGCAAGGGCTGCGGCGTGAACCCCGCCCGGCACGAGCTCGGCCACGCGGTGGGCCTCGCGCACGAGCAGGTGCGTCAGGACCGCGACCAGTGGGTCACCGTCAACGCGGGCGGCAGCCAGAACGAGATCGATCGGGGCTCGGCGGGCACGCCCATCGGCGCGTACGACTTCGAGTCGATGATGCACTACCGCAACTACTACGTGAACGGCCGCTGGGACTACGTGCCCAAGAATGGCTTCCCGCCCGAGCTGGTCGGCAACGACCGCGTCAACAGCTTCACCGCGGGCGACCTGTCGGCCATCCGCGCCATCTACGGCGGCAGCACCACCGCCTCCGGCGTCTGCTTCTACGCCGACGCGGACTACCGGGGCGAGAGCTTCTGCCTCACCGGCGACAACTCCTTCGTCGGCGCGGCGTGGAACGACCGCATCTCCTCGATCAAGGTCGTGACCTCCGGCTACGAGTGGACCGTGTTCAACGACGCCAACTTCCTCGGTGGCGCGCTGGCCTGCGGCTGCGACGTGCCGAACCTGACGACGTACAACTTCAACGACCTCACCTCGTCGATCAAGGTCAAGAAGAAGTAG
- a CDS encoding CAP family protein — protein sequence MRPFRVVLSAFSLLALTASSAFARNPTELPVDAAYRKAFRETILARHNEYRARHGVPPLKWSDSIAKYAATRAKTRAQQDGLSAGHSGLAPGYGENLYWGGSSGAGSAVPAATDAAERATKSWYDEIKDYDYKNPTFSPKVGHFTQMIWKNTTEVGCAVFSLKGSQWLETYVACEYQPPGNVMGQFAANVPPPKKKG from the coding sequence ATGCGTCCCTTTCGAGTCGTGCTCTCCGCGTTCTCCCTGCTGGCGCTCACCGCCTCGAGTGCCTTCGCGCGCAATCCCACCGAGCTCCCGGTGGACGCCGCCTACCGCAAGGCCTTCCGGGAGACGATCCTCGCCCGGCACAACGAGTATCGGGCCCGGCATGGCGTTCCTCCCTTGAAGTGGAGTGACAGCATCGCGAAGTACGCGGCCACGCGCGCGAAGACGCGGGCCCAGCAGGACGGCCTCTCCGCGGGTCACTCCGGGCTCGCCCCGGGGTATGGGGAGAACCTCTACTGGGGGGGCAGCAGTGGCGCGGGCTCGGCCGTGCCTGCCGCCACGGATGCCGCCGAGCGCGCGACCAAGAGCTGGTACGACGAGATCAAGGACTACGACTACAAGAACCCGACGTTCAGTCCCAAGGTCGGCCACTTCACGCAGATGATCTGGAAGAACACCACGGAAGTGGGCTGCGCGGTCTTCAGTCTCAAAGGCAGTCAGTGGCTGGAGACGTATGTCGCCTGTGAGTACCAGCCCCCGGGCAATGTCATGGGCCAGTTCGCCGCGAACGTTCCGCCGCCCAAGAAGAAGGGCTGA
- a CDS encoding OprO/OprP family phosphate-selective porin, which translates to MDLLAPVVVGALLLATPPDDAAGERLRAQQVELEMLRARLEALEQLQAQDHEQLTRVRAGMTPIAPQLVPPGPATAPVETARAASVPAKDPAAKATDLQVEWGAGAPIFRSADGVFSFKPRGRILLDASHTSGSRYEARDLTTTGSRALRLGIEGGVGAHFFYQFETDFAENGIDVVTAFLGWRHKVVGLDYDLRIGNLFNDRGLDASTGSDATPFLERTVVGTAILPQRGFYGIGAQGRLFGPTWHASLTLTGDDVDSNYSVSDSRTVLARVHWNPVKTARVVLHLGAWGFTEQLSPVAGTVTRNTTIGGRFNGNLRVSTGPLTGATGDTGYGAELGGYAGPVWLMAELGQREVRLEAPSPFITRAWSVAAGWFITGETPPYNPRFGNFTQPQVRRSVVDQGPGALELTARYESLGFTHAAPAGRGWAATAGVNWYLNSFSRLMLNAIRWHTDNRDGDFTGADDGQTVSLRAQVSF; encoded by the coding sequence GTGGATCTTCTAGCCCCCGTCGTCGTCGGCGCGCTGCTGCTGGCCACGCCTCCGGACGACGCGGCGGGCGAGCGGCTCCGCGCGCAGCAGGTGGAGCTCGAGATGCTCCGCGCCCGACTGGAGGCGCTCGAGCAGCTCCAGGCGCAGGACCATGAGCAGCTCACGCGGGTGCGCGCTGGCATGACGCCCATCGCGCCGCAGCTCGTGCCACCCGGCCCGGCCACGGCCCCCGTGGAGACGGCCCGGGCCGCGTCCGTTCCCGCGAAGGACCCCGCCGCCAAGGCCACGGACCTGCAAGTCGAGTGGGGCGCCGGCGCGCCCATCTTCCGCTCGGCCGATGGCGTCTTCTCCTTCAAGCCGCGCGGGCGCATCCTGCTGGATGCCTCCCACACGAGCGGCTCGCGCTACGAGGCCCGCGACCTCACGACCACGGGCTCACGCGCGCTGCGACTCGGCATCGAGGGAGGCGTGGGCGCGCACTTCTTCTACCAGTTCGAGACCGACTTCGCGGAGAACGGCATCGACGTGGTCACCGCCTTCCTGGGCTGGCGCCACAAGGTGGTGGGGCTCGACTACGACCTGCGCATCGGCAACCTCTTCAACGACCGGGGACTCGATGCCTCGACGGGCTCGGACGCGACGCCCTTCCTGGAGCGCACCGTCGTCGGCACGGCCATCCTTCCCCAGCGGGGCTTCTACGGCATTGGCGCCCAGGGCCGGCTCTTCGGGCCCACCTGGCATGCCTCCCTCACGCTCACCGGAGACGACGTCGACAGTAATTACTCCGTCAGCGACAGCCGCACCGTGCTCGCCCGCGTCCATTGGAATCCGGTGAAGACGGCACGCGTCGTCCTCCACCTCGGCGCGTGGGGCTTCACCGAGCAACTCTCCCCGGTGGCGGGCACCGTCACCCGCAACACCACCATCGGAGGCCGGTTCAACGGCAACCTGCGCGTGTCGACGGGTCCCCTCACCGGCGCCACCGGAGACACCGGCTACGGAGCCGAGCTCGGGGGGTACGCGGGCCCGGTGTGGCTCATGGCCGAGCTGGGCCAGCGCGAGGTCCGGCTGGAGGCCCCGTCCCCCTTCATCACCCGGGCCTGGAGCGTCGCGGCCGGCTGGTTCATCACCGGGGAGACGCCGCCCTACAACCCCCGCTTCGGCAACTTCACCCAGCCCCAGGTCCGCCGGTCCGTCGTCGACCAGGGACCCGGCGCTCTCGAGCTGACGGCCCGCTACGAGTCCCTGGGCTTCACCCACGCCGCGCCCGCGGGCCGGGGCTGGGCGGCGACCGCGGGGGTGAACTGGTACCTCAACAGCTTCAGCCGTCTGATGTTGAATGCCATCCGCTGGCACACCGACAACCGCGACGGAGACTTCACGGGCGCGGACGATGGCCAGACCGTGAGTCTGCGCGCCCAGGTCTCCTTCTAG
- a CDS encoding ABC transporter ATP-binding protein, whose product MARLLVEDIHVRLGTNDILKGITADFRDGEVVALLGRSGSGKSTLLRSIAGLETPIQGRIQIGERKVFDAAAKVNLPPEQRDLGLVFQSYALWPHKTVFENIAYGLKLRHQSKADIEHKVREVLEGVGLAGYGDRLPSQLSGGQQQRVALARALVYSPPLVLLDEPLSNLDAKLREEARVWIRGLIKRLGLTAVFVTHDQVEAMAIADRIMLLDGGRMVQDGTPQQLYTEPRSLFAADFMGVNNTLKGRILERRGNEARLEIGGLSLWGRQQSATEGSEAATGVIRVEEIALASGPGENRLPAHLASSLYVGGRWEHHFQLAGHPVRASTREALSPGEYMLAIPREHLWIF is encoded by the coding sequence ATGGCTAGGCTGCTCGTCGAGGACATCCATGTCCGGCTCGGCACCAACGACATCCTCAAGGGCATCACCGCCGACTTCCGGGACGGCGAGGTGGTGGCGCTGCTCGGCCGCTCCGGCAGCGGCAAGTCCACGCTGCTGCGCTCCATCGCCGGGCTGGAGACGCCCATCCAGGGCCGGATCCAGATCGGTGAGCGCAAGGTCTTCGACGCGGCGGCGAAGGTGAACCTGCCGCCCGAGCAGCGCGACCTGGGGCTCGTGTTCCAGTCCTATGCGCTCTGGCCCCACAAGACGGTGTTCGAGAACATCGCCTACGGGCTGAAGCTGCGCCATCAGTCCAAGGCGGACATCGAGCACAAGGTGCGCGAGGTGCTCGAGGGCGTGGGTCTGGCGGGGTATGGCGATCGGCTGCCCAGCCAGCTCTCGGGAGGCCAGCAGCAGCGCGTGGCGCTGGCGCGGGCGCTCGTCTACAGCCCGCCCCTGGTGCTCCTGGACGAGCCCCTGTCCAACCTGGACGCGAAGCTGCGCGAGGAGGCCCGGGTGTGGATCCGCGGGCTCATCAAGCGGCTGGGGCTCACCGCCGTCTTCGTCACGCATGATCAGGTGGAGGCCATGGCCATCGCCGACCGCATCATGCTGCTGGACGGGGGACGCATGGTGCAGGACGGCACGCCGCAGCAGCTCTACACCGAGCCGCGCAGCCTCTTCGCCGCGGACTTCATGGGGGTCAACAACACCCTGAAGGGACGCATCCTCGAGCGCCGGGGCAACGAGGCCCGGTTGGAGATTGGCGGCCTGTCCCTGTGGGGCCGTCAGCAGTCGGCGACCGAGGGCAGCGAGGCGGCCACCGGCGTCATCCGCGTGGAGGAGATCGCCCTGGCGTCCGGCCCGGGCGAGAACCGCCTTCCCGCGCACCTGGCCAGCTCCCTCTACGTGGGGGGCCGGTGGGAGCACCACTTCCAGCTCGCGGGCCATCCCGTGCGGGCCTCCACGCGCGAGGCGCTGTCCCCGGGTGAGTACATGCTCGCGATCCCCCGGGAGCACCTGTGGATCTTCTAG
- a CDS encoding ABC transporter permease: MNRSTRIGIVLASAVGILAPLLLVVWQSFLDGPFFARNVHPSVGAYQFVFDDPDFYRALGNSVLVATGMSLIALPVGALLAFLLVRTDLPGRRWLEPLILTPMFISSIVLAFGFVVAFGPVGLLSLWVKSHLGVLPWDIYSRTSLIVIAGLTHAPHVFLYAATALRSLGSDVEEAARSTGAGPLRVALTVSLPMIRPALLYAAVLVFFLGFELFGLPLVLADPKGELVLATYLYKLTNVLGIPSYQLMAVVVMVIVFIAVPLVWLQNKLLQGANRYVSIKGKAQSSRPISLGGWRWPALAFITLWLLGVVVAPVCALVLRAFLSTWGEGVSITGALTLEHFQELANYPNLVRGITNTLVLAAVGGAASVAVYTLINLAVHRWQSRWARAIDYMVLLPRAMPGIVAGLAIFWVFLFFPPLQPFRQTLLAMWVAYTLVWMAYGMRLVSGSLLQIGPELEEAGRVVGATPARVSRDVTLPLIRAGLVGSWLLVFITFVREYSTGVYLLGPGTEVIGSLLVSLWAAGAVDIVVALSAINIAMVGCGLLLVTLFGRKAHHG, translated from the coding sequence ATGAATCGTTCGACCCGAATCGGGATCGTCCTGGCGTCCGCCGTGGGCATCCTCGCGCCGCTGCTGCTGGTCGTCTGGCAGAGCTTCCTCGACGGCCCCTTCTTCGCCCGCAACGTGCACCCGAGCGTGGGCGCCTACCAGTTCGTCTTCGACGACCCGGACTTCTACCGCGCCCTGGGCAACTCGGTGCTGGTGGCCACGGGCATGTCCCTCATCGCCCTGCCGGTGGGCGCGCTGCTCGCCTTCCTGTTGGTGCGCACCGACCTGCCTGGTCGGCGGTGGCTCGAGCCCCTCATCCTCACGCCGATGTTCATCTCCTCCATCGTGCTGGCGTTTGGCTTCGTGGTGGCGTTCGGCCCGGTGGGTCTGCTCAGCCTGTGGGTGAAGAGCCACCTGGGCGTGCTGCCCTGGGACATCTACTCGCGCACGTCGCTCATCGTCATCGCGGGCCTCACCCACGCGCCCCACGTGTTCCTCTACGCGGCCACGGCCCTGCGCAGCCTGGGCTCGGACGTGGAGGAGGCGGCGCGCTCCACGGGCGCGGGCCCCCTGCGCGTGGCCCTCACCGTCAGCCTGCCGATGATCCGCCCCGCGCTGCTGTACGCCGCCGTGCTGGTCTTCTTCCTGGGCTTCGAGCTGTTCGGCCTGCCGCTCGTGCTCGCGGACCCCAAGGGCGAGCTGGTGCTGGCCACCTACCTCTACAAGCTGACCAACGTGCTGGGCATCCCCTCCTACCAGCTCATGGCGGTGGTGGTGATGGTCATCGTCTTCATCGCGGTGCCGCTGGTGTGGCTGCAGAACAAACTGCTCCAGGGCGCCAACCGGTACGTGTCCATCAAGGGAAAGGCCCAGAGCTCGCGGCCCATCTCCCTGGGCGGGTGGCGCTGGCCCGCGTTGGCGTTCATCACGCTCTGGCTGCTCGGCGTGGTCGTGGCCCCGGTGTGCGCGCTGGTGCTGCGCGCCTTCCTGTCCACCTGGGGCGAGGGCGTGAGCATCACCGGCGCGCTGACCCTGGAGCACTTCCAGGAGCTGGCGAACTACCCCAACCTCGTCCGGGGCATCACCAACACCCTGGTGCTGGCGGCCGTGGGCGGCGCCGCCTCGGTGGCCGTCTACACGCTCATCAACCTCGCGGTGCACCGCTGGCAGTCACGCTGGGCGCGAGCCATCGACTACATGGTGCTCCTACCCCGCGCCATGCCGGGCATCGTCGCGGGTCTGGCCATCTTCTGGGTCTTCTTGTTCTTCCCGCCGCTGCAACCCTTCCGGCAGACGCTGTTGGCCATGTGGGTGGCCTACACGCTGGTGTGGATGGCCTACGGCATGCGTCTGGTCTCCGGAAGCCTGCTGCAGATTGGACCGGAGCTGGAGGAGGCGGGCCGGGTGGTGGGCGCCACGCCGGCGCGCGTCAGCCGGGACGTCACCCTGCCCCTCATCCGCGCGGGACTGGTGGGCAGTTGGCTGCTCGTCTTCATCACCTTCGTGCGCGAGTACTCCACGGGTGTCTACCTGCTGGGCCCGGGCACGGAAGTCATTGGCTCGCTGCTCGTGTCCCTCTGGGCCGCGGGCGCGGTGGACATCGTCGTCGCGCTCTCGGCCATCAACATCGCGATGGTCGGCTGCGGTCTCTTGTTGGTCACCCTGTTCGGAAGGAAGGCACACCATGGCTAG